A genomic region of Leptolyngbya sp. NIES-2104 contains the following coding sequences:
- the clpB gene encoding ATP-dependent chaperone ClpB, whose product MQPNSAEKFTEKAWEAIVRTPEIVKQAQQQQIETEHLMKALLEQDGLAISIFNKLAVPVDRVRDRADEFIRRQPKVSGSGTSVYWGRSADSLLDRAEDYRKQFEDDFISIEHLLLGYAQDSRFGKGLLAEFRVDEAKLRNAIEQVRGNQKVTDQTPENKYESLEKYGRDLTQYAREGKLDPVIGRDDEIRRTIQILSRRTKNNPVLIGEPGVGKTAIAEGLAQRILSGDVPQSLKDRKLIALDMGALIAGAKYRGEFEERLKAVLKEVTDSRGNIILFIDEIHTVVGAGATQGAMDAGNLLKPMLARGELRCIGATTLDEYRKYIEKDAALERRFQQVFVDQPTVEDTISILRGLKERYEVHHGVKISDSALVAAATLSTRYISDRFLPDKAIDLVDEAAAKLKMEITSKPEELDEVDRKILQLEMERLSLQKENDAPSRDRLDRIERELADLKEDQSKLNAQWQAEKGVITELQKLKEEIDQVNLEVQQAERDYDLNKAAELKYGKLNELNRNLEETEARLTQTQKSGTSLLREEVTESDIAEIISKWTGIPVSKLVESEMQKLLQLEDILHQRVIGQDEAVTAVADAIQRSRAGLSDPNRPTASFIFLGPTGVGKTELAKALAAYLFDTEEAMVRIDMSEYMEKHSVSRLIGAPPGYVGYDEGGQLTEAVRRRPYSVILFDEIEKAHPDVFNVMLQILDDGRVTDSQGRTIDFKNTIIIMTSNIGSQYIFEYGGDDNRHEEMRSRVMDAMRSSFRPEFLNRIDEIIIFHSLQKSQLREIVKIQTLRLEQRLSERKMSLKLSDAALDFLSEVGFDPVYGARPLKRAIQRELETAIAKEILRGNYTEGDTIFVDVGETERLEFKRLPSEVLTTQ is encoded by the coding sequence ATGCAGCCAAATAGTGCAGAAAAATTTACCGAAAAAGCCTGGGAAGCGATCGTCCGCACTCCAGAAATCGTGAAGCAGGCACAGCAACAGCAGATCGAGACTGAGCATCTGATGAAAGCGCTCCTAGAGCAAGATGGCTTGGCGATCAGTATCTTTAATAAGCTGGCTGTTCCAGTCGATCGAGTGCGCGATCGAGCCGATGAATTTATCCGCCGTCAGCCCAAAGTGTCCGGCAGTGGCACGTCTGTGTATTGGGGACGCAGTGCCGATTCGCTATTGGATCGAGCGGAAGATTATCGCAAACAATTTGAGGATGATTTTATCTCGATCGAGCATTTGCTCTTAGGATATGCCCAAGATAGTCGCTTTGGGAAAGGCTTACTGGCAGAATTTAGAGTAGATGAAGCAAAACTCAGAAACGCGATCGAACAAGTTCGGGGTAATCAAAAAGTGACGGATCAAACTCCTGAAAACAAGTACGAATCTCTAGAGAAATATGGGCGCGATTTGACTCAGTATGCGCGGGAAGGCAAGCTCGATCCGGTGATCGGTCGAGATGACGAAATTCGCCGCACGATTCAGATTCTCTCGCGTCGGACGAAAAATAATCCGGTGCTGATTGGGGAACCGGGTGTCGGTAAGACTGCGATCGCGGAAGGATTGGCACAACGAATCCTGAGCGGAGATGTGCCTCAATCGCTCAAAGATCGCAAGTTAATCGCGCTCGATATGGGTGCGCTGATTGCAGGTGCAAAATATCGGGGTGAATTTGAAGAACGTCTCAAAGCGGTTCTCAAAGAAGTCACCGATTCACGCGGCAACATTATTCTATTTATTGACGAAATCCATACCGTGGTCGGTGCGGGTGCAACTCAAGGCGCGATGGATGCGGGTAATTTACTCAAACCGATGTTGGCGCGGGGTGAATTGCGCTGTATCGGTGCAACTACATTAGATGAGTATCGCAAGTACATCGAAAAAGACGCAGCACTAGAACGGCGATTCCAGCAAGTCTTCGTGGATCAGCCGACCGTTGAAGATACGATTTCGATTCTGCGTGGACTGAAGGAACGCTATGAAGTTCACCACGGGGTGAAGATTTCCGATTCAGCGTTAGTTGCTGCGGCAACGCTTTCGACTCGATATATTAGCGATCGCTTTCTTCCAGACAAAGCGATCGATCTTGTAGACGAAGCGGCGGCGAAGTTGAAAATGGAGATCACTTCTAAGCCTGAAGAGTTGGATGAAGTCGATCGTAAGATTCTTCAGCTTGAAATGGAGCGGCTCTCGTTGCAGAAAGAAAACGATGCGCCATCCCGCGATCGCTTAGACCGAATCGAGCGAGAACTAGCTGATCTCAAAGAAGATCAATCGAAATTAAATGCTCAATGGCAAGCTGAAAAGGGCGTGATCACTGAGCTTCAAAAGCTCAAAGAAGAGATTGATCAAGTGAACCTTGAAGTCCAGCAAGCCGAGCGCGATTACGACCTCAACAAAGCGGCTGAACTCAAGTACGGCAAGCTCAATGAGTTGAATCGCAACCTAGAAGAAACCGAAGCTCGACTCACTCAAACTCAGAAATCAGGTACTTCACTGCTCCGTGAAGAAGTGACTGAATCAGACATTGCTGAAATCATTTCTAAGTGGACGGGAATTCCAGTCAGCAAGCTCGTTGAATCTGAAATGCAGAAACTCTTACAGCTTGAAGACATCCTGCATCAACGAGTGATCGGACAAGACGAAGCCGTGACTGCGGTTGCTGATGCGATACAGCGATCGAGAGCCGGACTGTCTGATCCAAACCGTCCAACTGCCAGCTTTATCTTCCTCGGTCCCACAGGTGTTGGTAAAACTGAACTTGCGAAAGCTCTCGCGGCTTATCTATTCGACACCGAAGAAGCAATGGTGCGGATCGATATGTCCGAATACATGGAGAAGCATTCAGTCTCACGCTTGATCGGTGCGCCTCCTGGATATGTGGGCTATGACGAAGGTGGACAGTTAACCGAAGCCGTTCGTCGTCGTCCATACTCCGTGATTCTGTTCGATGAGATCGAAAAAGCGCATCCTGATGTGTTTAACGTGATGCTGCAAATTCTCGATGATGGTCGCGTTACCGATTCGCAAGGTCGGACAATAGACTTCAAAAACACAATCATCATCATGACTTCTAACATCGGTTCACAGTACATCTTTGAATACGGTGGAGACGACAATCGCCATGAAGAAATGCGATCGCGGGTAATGGATGCAATGCGATCGAGCTTCCGTCCTGAGTTCTTGAACCGGATTGATGAAATCATCATCTTCCACAGTCTGCAAAAATCGCAACTGCGCGAAATCGTCAAGATTCAAACCCTACGATTAGAGCAGCGATTGAGCGAACGTAAGATGTCACTGAAGCTATCCGATGCGGCGTTAGATTTCTTATCTGAAGTGGGCTTTGATCCGGTGTACGGAGCGCGTCCATTGAAGCGGGCGATTCAGCGGGAATTAGAAACTGCGATCGCGAAAGAGATCCTACGCGGCAACTATACCGAAGGCGATACGATCTTTGTCGATGTCGGTGAAACCGAGCGTTTAGAGTTCAAACGCTTACCATCTGAAGTTTTGACGACACAATAA
- a CDS encoding XisH family protein has translation MSARDRYHDAVKNALLKEQWTITHDPLRLKFEDEDEIRIDLGAEHLLAAEKGTQKIAVEIKSFLSESALFDYHAALGQFLNYRLVLEALEPDRVLYLAVPQIAYETFFQRSIAIASVQKYAVKLLVYDAVAGVIVRWSD, from the coding sequence ATGTCTGCTCGCGATCGCTATCATGATGCCGTGAAGAATGCACTTTTGAAAGAGCAATGGACAATCACGCATGATCCACTCAGATTAAAGTTTGAAGACGAGGACGAAATCAGGATTGATTTAGGTGCAGAACATCTCCTCGCCGCAGAGAAGGGAACTCAAAAAATCGCTGTTGAAATCAAAAGCTTTTTGAGTGAATCAGCCCTGTTTGACTATCACGCTGCGTTGGGACAGTTTTTGAATTACCGATTAGTCTTGGAAGCTTTGGAACCTGATCGTGTACTTTACCTTGCAGTTCCCCAAATTGCGTATGAGACATTTTTCCAACGTTCGATCGCAATCGCTTCTGTTCAAAAGTATGCCGTTAAACTATTGGTATATGATGCAGTGGCAGGAGTAATTGTGAGATGGAGCGACTAG
- a CDS encoding XisI protein has protein sequence MERLEQYRQVIRSLLESYVTEADAQLETQVICDREHDHYQLVSLGWQGQRRFYSCLMHLDIKDGKVWIQRNQTDRLIAQELVEMGVAREDIVLGLQPAYARPDTGYGVA, from the coding sequence ATGGAGCGACTAGAACAATATCGACAAGTCATCCGATCGCTGCTCGAAAGTTACGTGACGGAAGCAGACGCTCAATTAGAGACTCAGGTGATTTGCGATCGCGAACATGATCATTATCAGTTAGTCAGTTTGGGCTGGCAAGGACAGCGGCGGTTTTATAGCTGTTTGATGCACTTGGATATCAAGGATGGAAAGGTGTGGATTCAGCGCAATCAGACTGATCGATTGATCGCTCAAGAACTGGTAGAAATGGGAGTGGCGAGGGAAGATATTGTGTTGGGGCTACAACCTGCTTATGCCCGACCTGATACGGGTTATGGTGTGGCTTAG
- a CDS encoding SMI1/KNR4 family protein, which translates to MNYQLERWEKLLRQIEIRFERTDKFTTVTASDLEQFESEMQIKLPVGYKEFCQMFGNGCFGESFVCIDCPSLQYLRIQSISNSEIIEAAKSLFRLNPDYDPTVQELLGNAYVFGLGVSGTIFIFDLRTYDQTDEQYDVYAIDDDGHAYKVDRDFYSFIENFCLGTALENFQQLFRIMTYEMEYPVNRFTAIPGIQEPSD; encoded by the coding sequence ATGAATTATCAGTTGGAGAGATGGGAAAAGCTGCTCAGGCAAATCGAAATTCGCTTCGAGAGAACAGATAAATTTACTACAGTAACTGCAAGCGATTTAGAACAATTTGAATCGGAAATGCAGATCAAATTGCCTGTTGGATACAAAGAGTTTTGTCAGATGTTCGGAAATGGATGCTTTGGAGAAAGCTTTGTGTGTATCGATTGCCCCAGCTTGCAATACCTTAGAATTCAGTCTATTTCAAATTCAGAAATTATTGAGGCAGCCAAATCTTTATTTCGTTTAAATCCAGACTATGATCCTACGGTTCAGGAGCTACTTGGTAATGCTTATGTATTTGGGCTTGGTGTATCAGGAACAATATTTATCTTTGATCTAAGGACTTACGATCAAACTGATGAGCAGTATGATGTCTATGCGATCGACGACGATGGTCACGCTTACAAAGTCGATCGAGACTTCTATAGTTTTATCGAAAACTTCTGTCTTGGCACAGCTCTAGAAAACTTTCAACAGCTTTTTAGAATAATGACCTATGAAATGGAATATCCTGTGAATCGGTTTACTGCAATTCCAGGTATCCAGGAGCCATCTGATTAG
- a CDS encoding helix-turn-helix domain-containing protein: MEKKQANSIKWRFGKAIRRRRRELDLTQEQLAERAELHRSYLATIETGDRNPSLENIEKLAKALDISIADFFAQYNIESSDEA, encoded by the coding sequence GTGGAAAAGAAACAGGCAAACAGTATCAAATGGCGCTTTGGGAAAGCGATTCGGCGGAGACGCAGAGAACTTGATCTCACGCAAGAACAATTAGCTGAACGCGCAGAACTTCATCGATCGTATTTAGCCACGATCGAGACTGGCGATCGCAATCCGTCACTAGAAAACATTGAGAAATTAGCGAAAGCGTTGGATATCTCGATCGCTGATTTTTTCGCTCAGTACAACATCGAATCATCAGATGAGGCGTAA
- a CDS encoding SH3 domain-containing protein, producing MSTPKSDRSRLIIAAIAGGGLLTIAIATMAVLNRAPAPTPIAESPSPSITPSPSAQASPQNVPTPVETLTPRPSPSPPIASPAPTPSEPSVSYPVILEGIAGGQIRVYSQPNTRSNSPHYGVTGDRVTVTREMEGTDGALWLYVRFPSGAAGWVQEEQTRELNQPPQTSEFPRSAQITGQTPGSRVNLRSAPSTGADSANYGLVGDRVVALQQARGDDGKLWYFVEFPSKATGWVREDFIDLR from the coding sequence ATGTCAACTCCAAAATCCGATCGCTCTAGACTCATCATCGCGGCAATTGCAGGCGGCGGATTGCTCACGATCGCGATCGCAACAATGGCTGTTCTCAATCGCGCTCCTGCTCCGACTCCAATTGCTGAGTCTCCCAGTCCCAGCATTACTCCCAGTCCATCCGCTCAAGCCAGTCCACAAAACGTTCCAACTCCAGTTGAAACTCTCACACCGCGTCCCTCTCCCAGTCCTCCCATTGCTTCTCCTGCGCCCACTCCTTCTGAACCTTCAGTTTCTTATCCGGTCATCTTAGAAGGCATTGCAGGCGGACAAATCAGAGTGTATTCGCAGCCAAATACGCGATCGAACTCACCGCACTATGGAGTGACAGGCGATCGGGTGACAGTAACACGAGAAATGGAAGGAACCGATGGCGCACTTTGGTTATATGTCCGGTTTCCGTCGGGTGCAGCAGGTTGGGTGCAAGAAGAACAAACGCGAGAACTCAATCAGCCGCCTCAAACCTCAGAATTTCCGCGATCAGCTCAAATCACTGGTCAAACTCCAGGTAGTCGCGTTAATCTGCGATCGGCTCCTTCAACGGGTGCTGATTCTGCTAATTATGGCTTGGTCGGCGATCGAGTTGTGGCACTGCAACAGGCACGCGGTGATGACGGCAAACTCTGGTATTTTGTCGAATTTCCATCGAAAGCAACGGGCTGGGTGCGAGAAGATTTTATCGATCTGCGCTAA
- the tmk gene encoding dTMP kinase, translated as MDGKLIVFEGIEGCGKTTQLERSRHWLTTIQQADVIPTREPGGTPLGGGIRQLLLHTDEEPIHDRTELLLYAADRAQHVEQFLRPNLERGALILCDRYTNSTIAYQGYGRGLDLQLIDQLNQVATGGLQSDLTIWLDIEVELGFERMKQRGNRDRIEQASIEFHQRVRMGFAKLAEEQCDRIVRIDGSGSELHVAEQVKAAISQALTRWRREDRGE; from the coding sequence ATGGACGGTAAATTAATTGTCTTTGAGGGAATTGAAGGCTGTGGCAAGACGACGCAGCTTGAACGATCGCGGCACTGGCTGACAACAATCCAGCAAGCAGACGTGATCCCAACTCGCGAACCCGGCGGAACGCCATTAGGAGGAGGAATTCGTCAGCTTCTTTTACACACTGACGAAGAGCCGATTCACGATCGAACTGAATTACTTCTGTATGCCGCCGATCGCGCTCAACACGTCGAACAGTTTCTTCGCCCCAATTTAGAGCGGGGAGCGTTGATATTATGCGATCGCTACACCAATTCAACGATCGCGTATCAAGGCTACGGGCGCGGACTCGATTTGCAATTGATCGACCAACTCAATCAAGTCGCAACTGGAGGCTTACAGAGTGATTTAACGATTTGGCTGGATATCGAGGTCGAGCTTGGATTCGAGCGGATGAAGCAGCGGGGAAACCGCGATCGCATCGAACAAGCCAGCATCGAGTTTCATCAGCGGGTCAGAATGGGATTTGCGAAATTAGCGGAGGAGCAGTGCGATCGAATTGTTCGGATCGATGGCAGTGGCAGCGAATTGCACGTTGCAGAACAGGTAAAAGCCGCAATCAGTCAAGCCTTGACACGGTGGAGACGTGAAGACCGGGGAGAATAG
- a CDS encoding Uma2 family endonuclease, with protein sequence MLEHNPLQIFPTEFDLPDSDDQPVDNELQLLLPILLRAILALLWADRNDWFLGVNLGLYYDPKQPAIGPDGFLSLGVPRVRPNGKLRLSYLAWQENVMPQWVLEIGSQKYGGEYDEKMRDYANLGILYYTIYNPNHWRRDRHDSFEVYRLINGRYVRQPGNSVWMEAVGLGIGVEAGTHEGITQDWLYWYDEQGNRYPAPEDAIAFERNRAERAEQQLEEERRSRQALLEKLRQMGIDPDEL encoded by the coding sequence ATGTTAGAGCACAACCCATTGCAAATTTTTCCCACCGAATTCGACCTGCCCGACTCCGACGATCAGCCTGTGGATAATGAGCTACAACTTCTTCTCCCGATTTTATTGAGAGCCATTCTTGCCTTACTTTGGGCGGATCGAAACGATTGGTTTCTTGGCGTGAATCTGGGATTGTACTATGACCCAAAACAACCCGCGATCGGTCCTGACGGTTTCTTAAGTTTGGGCGTTCCACGAGTGCGACCCAATGGAAAACTTCGACTGAGCTACTTAGCTTGGCAAGAGAACGTCATGCCGCAATGGGTCTTAGAAATCGGTTCGCAGAAATACGGTGGCGAATACGATGAAAAAATGCGGGATTACGCCAATTTAGGCATTCTCTACTACACCATTTACAATCCGAATCACTGGCGGCGCGATCGACATGATTCGTTTGAAGTTTACCGATTGATCAACGGGCGATACGTGCGCCAACCCGGAAACTCTGTCTGGATGGAGGCAGTCGGGTTAGGCATCGGAGTAGAGGCGGGAACCCATGAAGGCATTACACAGGATTGGCTGTATTGGTATGACGAACAGGGAAATCGTTATCCTGCCCCTGAAGATGCGATCGCATTTGAGCGCAATCGTGCCGAACGCGCCGAACAACAGCTTGAAGAAGAACGTCGATCGCGTCAGGCACTGCTTGAGAAATTGCGGCAAATGGGCATTGATCCCGATGAGTTATAA